In Thermosulfurimonas sp. F29, the sequence GCGGGAGAAGATTGTAGTTTTACGAAACGGGATAGACCTTAATGAATACAGGCCTCCTTATGAGGATGAGGAATATGCCCTTTACTTCGGAAGACTTTCCCGAGAAAAAGGAGTGGAGACGCTGCTTAAGGCTCACTGGGAGGTGGCGGGAGAGATTCCCCTTAAGATAGTCGGAACCGGGCCGATAGAGGCTGAACTCAGGACGAAATATCCGGAGGCGGAGTTTTTGGGTTATCGGACAGGGGAGGAGCTCAAGTCGCTTGTGGCCCGGGCTTCCTTTGTGGTGGTGCCCTCGGAATGTTACGAAAACTGTCCTATGACTGTGCTTGAGGCCATGGCATTGGGGAAACCCATTATTGCAAGCCGCATCGGGGGGCTTCCGGAGCTCGTGGAGGAGGGTAAAACGGGGCTTCTTTTCGAGGCCGGAAATGGAGAGGAGCTTAAGGAGAAGATGCTTTTCTTGTGGAAAGATAGGGAGTTGCGATATGAGATGGGGCGTGCGGCCCGGGAGAAGGCAGAACGGGAGTTTTCCCTGAAAAAACACTGTGAGGAACTCTTACGAATATATCGAGGGCTTCTTGAGAATTGACCGATGAAAATTTTCTTAGGTGTTATTTCTTTCCTTTTCATTTTCTTGCTTTCGTCTCTTCCGGCGCAGCCGGTAGCGGAGATTACCGTCAACTTTGAGGAAGTGGGGATAGTTAACCCTTATGTTTTTGGTCAGGGCATTTTGGGCTTTGACCGTTGTTTGATTGTAAAAAAGAAAAAAAAGTTTTGTGTAAATGACGGGCGATTTACTAATTTTGGAGCAGGGGTCTGGGATCCGCTTTTGAGGAGGCCCGATCCGGTTCTGGTGGATCTCGCTAAAAAAATAAAAGTCTCCGTTTTGCGGTTTCCGGGTGGGTGTGGCACTCATCACTACGACTGGAAAAAGGCTATCGGCCCGGTCGAAAAGCGGCCCATGTATAAATTCGGCATAGACGAGTTCATGAAGCTCTGTCGGGCGGTAGGAGCTAAACCTATTATTGTGTTGAGCTATTTCACCGGGACCTGTCAGGACCTGGCGGACCTGGTGGAGTATCTGAACGCCCCCCTCGGGACCAACCCCAACGGCGGAGTGGCCTGGGCGGAGGTACGGGCCGCCAATGGGCACCCGGAGCCTTACGGAGTTAAGTGGTTTGAGTTTGGAAATGAAGTGTGGCATGGGGATCATAGGAAAATTTCCGCTGTAGATCCAAGAGAATATGGAGAACGGTATCTTGAATGTCAAAAGTTAATTAAAAACATTGATCCTAAGATTGAACTCGGAGCAGTAATGAGAAGAAGTTTATATGGATTAGGCTGGTGGAGTCGAGCTGTTCTTTCTGTAATTAAAAAAAATGTTGATTTTGTAATTTTTCATATCTATCCTCCTGGTTATCGATCTGATAGAAATGAAATATCTACTAATGAACTTTTTAAAATAGCTTTGGCTGCTCCTGAGCAAATTAGCGATTCTCTTTTTAGGATTTCTAAACAATTAAAAGAAATTACTAGGAGAGAGATTCCGATTGCTATTACCGAATATAATGGTGGTTTTGTACAAAAGAGGCCGGTGCCATACAGGCATTCTCTAGGAAATGCTCTTCTAATTGCAGATCTTTTAAGAGTATTTTTGTTGCATGGAACATCTATTCTTTGTGCAAATTACTGGCATTTCTCTAATTCTTATTGGGGTCTGGTTTACAACCCGAACTACATGAGGGGACAAGGTAGATATTACAAAAGGCCTAACTATTATGTTTTTTATCTTTATGCCAATCATTTTGGAGATATTTTATTAAAAACCCAAGTAAAGTCAAAGAGTTATTTTCAATCTGGATATAAAAATATTTTACCTTCTATAAAAGCTAAAAAAGTATCTTCTCAAAATTTGGATCTTCTAGATACTGAAACTTTTAGAGAAAAAGTTTTGAAAATTGATTTTAAATGGCTTCCTCCGTGTGTTAGAATGAAAAAATATTTTGATTATTCGGTAATTCATTTTGATTGCGAAAAACATAATAAGTTAGGAATCTTTTTTATTGAAAAAATTCAAAATGTTAAACCTAATTGGTTATATTTTTGGGAAGCCGAAATAAAAACAAACTTGGAAAAAGCATGGTTTTTTATAGAAATTAAAGATCAAAGGTATAGACGCATTAAACATTCAAAGATTTTATGGGGAAATACAGAGTGGATAAAAATCGGCTTTGATTTTAAAACTCCCGATAATATTAAAATTTTAAATTTGCTGTTTTTTATCAAAGGAAAAGAAAATAAAGGAATTAAGGGAACAGTCTATATTAAAAATATGAAAATTGGGGACCTTGGCCCCGCCCCGCAATACGGGCCGACGCCATATATTTCGGCCCTGGCGAGCACCAACGAGAAGAGGGATCGGATATACCTTATGGTGATCAACAAAAACCTGGAAGAGTCCATGAGGACGCGGATAAAAATCAATGGCTTTCCCTTTGAGCCCGTGGTTCGGGCCTGGGTGCTGAACGGCCCTTCGGTGGCCGCCACCAATGAAAATAGGCGGGAAAGGGTTAAAATACATTACCGTGAGATTAGGGTGGCTCCTGAGGAGGGGGCCTTCTATTTCACCTTCGAGCCGCATTCGGTAACGGCCCTAGAGTTAACGCGCAGGGAGGGAACTTGAAGGATAGCTGTCTCGAGTTTGTTCGGAATCAAAAGATAACTCCCTCACACCTCAGGGAAACCATTTGCTTCCGGGGAAAGAAGCTGCCGAAGAGATTTTTTTATGAGGAATTGCAGAGGTATTTAAGCGAATTTCTCGAATCCGGCCGGGGGATAAGGATGGTGGCCCTGGCCGGACTGCGAGGAACCGGGAAGACCACCCTCCTCTGGCAACTGGCGGACTATCTCCTTCGAAACTTCAAGGAAAGAGCCGAAGCCTTCTTTATAAGCCTTGATGTGGCCTACAGTTATGGTTTTTCGGAAAAAGATCTTATCGAAGGATTGCAAAAAATATACGAAGATTTGAAGTCTCAAAGGAAAACACCGGTGCTCTTTCTCGACGAGGTGCAGTATCTCCCCAACTGGCCTCTGATGCTAAAAGTGCTCTATGACAGGTTCAAAGACTGTTTTATTTTCGTAAGCGGAAGCTCAGCCCTTTATCTTCACTCCACGGTGGATCTGGCCACCCGGTGGATCCTGAGATCCCTTCTCCCTTTGAGTTTTCGCGAGTTTCTAATGATAAAGGCCTTCCTGGAATCTGGCTTTGAAGTTCCTTCCTTTTCCCGGGCGGAGGAGCTCAGGAAGACACTTTTCTTCTCCGAATCGCTTGAGGAGTTAAAGAAAGGCCTGAAACTCGTAGAAAAAGAGGTGCAGGAGTTTTATAAAGAAAAGCTTCCCTGGCAGGAGCTCATTCGGGAATACATTTTATTTCATAATCTCCCCCGTTTTATCCCGGTGGAGGAGGAGAAGGTTCTGGCTGATCAGACCTTCGACATGCTTCAAAGAGTAGTCTATCAGGATCTCCGGAATCTCTACCCGGAAAACGAGGTGGTGAGTGTCTTCAAGCTGCTTTCTCAGCTTGCGGCCAGCGACGAAATAAACCCGGAGAGGCTTTCGCAGGATCTGGGGGTTTCAAGAAAGCGGATAGAACGAATAATAAAAAGCTTGATAGAAGCGGAAGTCTTATTGGCCTTTCCTCCCTATGGAGGAACCAAAACCAGAGTTGCCCGGCACAGAAAGGTCTTTTTCCTTTCTCCGACCCTTAGATACGGAATCCTCAGACAGCTTTTTGCGGACCTTCGGTCTTTCTTTTCCAGGTTTCTGGAGGATACCGTGGCCCTCTCTCTGAGGCGACTCCTTCCCAACAGAGTGTTCTATCTACCTACCGGAACCCAGAAGACCCCGGATTTTGTGGTGGAAACCGCTCTTGCACCCGTGGTTTTGGAAGTGAGAACCGCTAAAAGGGATGTTTCCCAGCTCAAGCTTAAAAATATGCGTTACGGTATTCTCCTGAATTTTGATCTGGAGGTGCCGGAATTCAGGGATAAAGTAGTTATCTTTCCTTTCAAGTGGTTTTTGCTTATGTAGATTTTTACCTTAACATAGGGGGGTCTGAGGATGGAGGCGGCTATCATTTTGACCTATCGCTGTATCTGCAAATGCTACATGTGTAACATCTGGAAGTATCCCACAAAACCTTCGGAGGAAATAAAGCCTGAGGTGCTGGAGAAGCTTCCGGACAATCTGGCCTTCGTGAACCTCACCGGGGGCGAGCCCTTTTTGCGGGAAGACATAGAAGACATTGTGGACATTGTGATGCGCAAGTCTAAAAGAGTGGTCATAAGCACCAACGGGTGGTTTACGGAAAAGATCGTAAATATTGCCAGGAAGTATCCCAAAATAGGTATAAGGGTAAGCCTTGAGGGGCTTCCGGCGGCCAACGATGAGCTACGGGGTATAAAGGACGGCTTTGACCACGGCCTGCGGACGCTCCTTGAGCTTCAGCGCATGGGCCTGAAGGACATAGGCTTCGGCATCACGGTCTCCGACCGGAACGCCAAAGACATGATAGAACTTTACCAGCTTGCCAAAAGTCTGGGGTTCGAATTCGCCACTGCGGTTACTCACAATTCCTATTATTTTCACAAACACGACAATGTTTTCAAGGATCAAAGAATGATCGAAGATTGCTTTCGGGAATTGATAAAGGAACTGCTCTGTACAAAGAGGGTAAAGAACTGGTTTAGAGCCTACTTCAATTACGGGCTTATCCGAAGGGTGAGGAGGCAACCGCGACTTCTTCCTTGTGAGGCCGGGACGGAGAATTTCTTCGTAACCCCTTTCGGGGAAGTGGTTCCCTGCAATGGTTCTCCGGAACCGTGGGTCATGGGTAATCTGAATGAGCAGGACTGGGATGAGATCTGGAACGGTGAGCAGGCCCGGAAGGTTAGAGAAAAGGTCAAAAACTGTGATAGGCAGTGCTGGATGATAGGGACCGCCGCCCCGGTGATGAAGAAATATATATGGAAGCCTCTAAAATGGGTGGTGAGGAACAAGCTGCGGGTGATGATGGGAAAGGAGCCCTGTCTGGACTGATTCCATGAGAATCGTCGTATGCGGAACGAGGGGATTCCCCGGTGTTCAGGGAGGGGTGGAGAAACATTGTCAGGAACTTTACCCCAGGCTGGTAAAGCTCGGGTGCGAGGTTCTGGTCTTCACTCGCACGCCGTATATCCCCAGGGACAACCGTCTTTTCGAATGGCGCGGAGTAAAGTTTTACCATTTGTGGTGTCCGCGGAGAAAATCCCTTGAGGCCATAACGCATACTCTGTTTGCCGTCTCTTTGGCGCGGAGATTTAAGCCGGATATCCTGCATATTCACGCCATCGGTCCGTGTCTGGTCGTACCTTTGGCGCGGGCTCTTGGGTTCAAGGTGGTGATGACCCACCACGGGCCGGACTATGAACGGGCCAAGTGGGGACGACTGGCCAGAAGGGCACTCAAGCAGGGCGAAAGCTGGGGCGTGAGGTACAGCCACCGGGTGATCGCCATCTCCCGGGGCATTCAGGAACATCTGAGAAGGCTTTACGGGCTGGAGGCCGTGTTCATCCCCAATGGGGTGCACATTCCGGAGGCCGTTCCTCCCGGAGAAGGGCTTTCGCGATGGGGACTTGAGCCCGGAAGCTATGTCTTTACCGCCTGCCGCTTCGTGCCGGAAAAGGGTCTTCATGACCTGGTTGAGGCCTATCGGCGGCTTGAAAATCCGCCCTTCAAACTCGTGATAGCCGGAGACGCCGATCACGAAACACCTTACAGCCGGAGGCTCAAAGAACTGGCCGTCCGGACGCCGGGCGTGGTGCTCACGGGTTTTGTTTCCGGAAGGCCTCTTGCCGAACTTTTTTCAAACGCCGGGCTCTTTGTGCTTCCCTCTTATTACGAAGGCCTTCCCATCGCCCTTCTTGAGGCCCTGAGCTACGGGCTCCCGGTTCTCGTAAGTGACATTCCGCAGCATCGAGAGCTTCCTCTTCCTGATTTTCGCTATTTTCGGAAGGGAGACGTGGCTCACCTGGCACAAGCTATGGAAAGTCTTTTCCGCCGTGGGGTATCGTCTGAGGAGCGCAGGGAATATTTGGACCTCCTCCGCCGCGACTACGACTGGGACCGCATAGCCGAGCGGACGCTCGGGGTGTATCGGGAGGCCCAAGACTTTCGCACTTCGTAGGTGCAACAAGGGATCGGGGGATCTTTCCGGGGGTAAGCGGTGCGGCCTCGCGGAGCATGGGAAAAAGGATGGAGTGGATCCATGTATTGATAGGTATGAATTCATGCTTAATAATTCATGTAAGTAGAAAGTAATTAGTGAAATGAGGAAAAGTTGATGCGTGCGAAGGTTGCTGAACGGGGACAGGTGACGATACCGAAACCTTTGAGGGATCGGTTGGGAATTCGGCCCGGGACTATTTTGGAATTTAAGGAAGAAGCAGGGCGTTTGGTAGCCGTGAAAGTAGAGACTTTGGATCCTATAGATCAAATTTATGGTCAACTTGGTCGGGGAAGGCATACGGACGAGATCCTCCGTCAGTTAAGAGAAAATAAGTGATTACAGCCGTTGATACCAATATTCTGATAGATATTTTGGAACCTGATCCCCTTTATGGGCCCGCCTCAAAAGAAGCTCTAAAAAAGTGCCTAAGAGAAGGAAAGATTGTAGCTTGTGAAGTTGTATGGGCCGAGGTGGCTGTGGTTTATGTCGAGGCGCAGGAAGCCCTTATAAATTAGAGAAGATAGGGCTTGAATTTTCACCTATTGCTCGGGAAGCCGCCTTAGTGGCGGCTAAATGCTGGGCTGAATATTTAAAAAGGGGGCCCAAGAAGAGAAGGATTGCGGCTGATTTTCTCATAGGAGCTCATGCCTTGGTTCAGTGTGATCGTTTGTTAACCAGAGATAAGGGATTTTATCGAGAGTATTTCAAAGGGCTTAAGGTTGTATATCCTGTTGATTGAAAGATGCCGTTGAGTTTTCGCGAGTTTCTAATGATAAAGGCCTTCCCGGAATCTGGCTCCGCCGCGACTACGACCGGGACCGCATAGCCGAGCGGACGCTCGGGGTGTACGGGGATGTCATCCCAGAAAACGGCGCAGATAAGCGGCCTCGAGGATTATGTCGGTAAGTCGGCCCGGATCGTTTCGTTTGAGACGCCTTATGATCCGGGAGGTGGCCTCCTGATGAGCCGTATCGGGTGTGCAGTCCAGGCTGAGAGTGTTCAGGAGATCCAGGGCCCTCAGTAAGGCCTTTCTGACCTCCTCGGGCAGAAGATCGAGGACCCGGGGGTTAAAGTATTGCATGGCCAGGGAAAAGTCCCTCTCCAGGTTGCGATAGAATCCCTTGAGCTCCTGAAGCTCCTCCCGGGATAACACATTGAGTCCAAGGAGTTCCGGGGGAAGCCCCATGGAATAACATGCCCCGCAGAAACCTATAGCCCGCGGAAGGGTCACCCGTCCCAGACTCCGGGAGTATCCGAAAAGACCCACATGGAGTTTTCGCATGCGACGGCGGGGTATATCCCGGGCCACCCGGTTGACCAGCGGAGCCAGGGGCTCAATCAGTCGCTGGTACTCCCGGGAGGTCTTCTCCACCAACTCCAGGGCCTTCGCCTCATCAAAATCTTCCAGAGGGTAGCGAATAAAGTTTTTTATCTTTTTGATGGCCTCTATAACATCCTCGATGGGATTATCGTATTTAAAGGCCGACTGAACCGTGAAGGTCTCCACGCAGGGATACTCCTGAAGGACCAGCTCCACTGTGTAGGGGGTAAGATTTCCCCGAAAGGGAGGGGACCCCACACCCAGGATGGGATGGATCTCGATTTCCAGTCTGGACGCGAGTCTTTCCAGCCGCTTCAGGGCGATCTTGTTCGCCAGCACCGCACTCACACTCCCGTAATTGAGGGCCGGATCGGAACGGGCCAGGAAGACCCTCTGGTGCACGATCTCCTTATCGGCAAGGTACTTTTCCAGGATCTCATCCGCCCGAACCATGGAGGGAATGTCCTCAAAAAGGGGGATTACCTGGATCCTTTCCGGCAAAAATTCTCCCACCCATTCGGCGAGCGTTATGTCTCCCTCGTAGATGGGCTGGTATTGTTTGCCGGAAATAAAGTTCCGGTAAAAGTAGTAGACCCGGTTGAGCTCCCGCGCGGAGGTGGTCATGGGAAGAATAACCTCAAAAATGGGAGGCGAGGGGTCTCCGTAAAAAAGGCGAGCAGCGTCCATGGAACGGGGAATGCTCTCCAGGGCCTCCACCAGGATCTTGGCCTCCTCCCGTTCCACCGAGGGATTGGGCACCCGCAGAGTGAGGAAACAGTCCCGCCCGAGCCTGCGATTACGGAAAAAATGGGCATACCGGGTAAGTAACTTCTTGACCACGAAGTCGTCCACCTCTTTGCCCTCGCTATCCCACATCTGTTCATCACATCCGAGATGGGAGAAGGCGTAATAGGCCTCCTGAATCTCGTCCTCCCCGGACATGTCCGAGGTCTCGGCAAAGAAGGGAAGAGAGACATTGTCGGGATGCTGGGTGGACATAACCCTGGGGATGCGCATGGCCGTTACCTCTTTCTGCACCGCAGATTTTCCAGGTATTTCTGAAACATGTCCTGAGTGGCCTTTATAACCCCTTTAAGCTCCTCGGTCGACAGCCCCAGATAGGCCGCTCCACGGGAAAGATTTTCTTCGGAAATTTCTCTCTGGTTTACGATCTCGTTGGCAAAGTACAGAATGGAGACCAGGGCCACCTCCGTGCGGGCCTCCCACGGACGGTGGTGATAGGCTATGGCTGTGGAAAGTTCCTCCGGAAAGTCAAAACAATGGGCGATCAGGAACCCCACCTCTCCGTGATCCTCGGGAAGTTCGGTTTCCGGGCAGAGAAAACGGGGGATCTTACCCACATCGTGAAGAATGCCCGCAGTGGCTAGCGTGGTGGGATCAATGGCCAGGAGGAGAGGACTCTGACGCATACTGGTCTTTAGTAGCCTTTTGAGCAATTCCTTGGCCAGATAGGAAACCCACTGGGAATGAGCCCAGAGGGGAGTTAGCCGGGGATGGCTTTTAAAAAAGGAGACCGTAAGCACGATGATGCGTATGTTTACCATTCCCAGGAGCACCACCCCATGGGCCACCGAGGAGATCTTGCGGGGAAATCCGTAATACGGGGAATTGACCACCTTAAGGATTTCGGCGGTAAGGGCCGGATCCTTCTCTATAACGCGGGCCAGTTCGTCGAAGTTGGTGTGCTCCGAACGGAAGGCCCTTTCCAGCTCGGCCACCACCTCGTAGCTGGCACTGAGCCGCCGAAAGCATTCCTCATAGCGGGAACAATCCAGCCGCCCCATATTTTCATCATACCAGACCGGGACCTTAAAGCGATAGCCTTTTCAGACGCAGGGCATTGGTCACCACGGAAACGGACGAGAGGGCCATGGCCGCCGCAGCGATAGCAGGACTGAGGCGCAGACCCCATAGAGGATAAAGGGCCCCGGCGGCTATCGGAATGGCCAGCACATTGTATCCAAAGGCCCAGAAGAGATTCTCCTTTATGATCCGCAGCGTGGCCCGCGCGAGTCTGATGGCCAGCGGCACGAGCCTCAGATCGGGGCGCATGAGGGCGGCATCGGCAGACTCAAGGGCAATGTCTGTCCCGGAGGAAAGCGCGATTCCTAGGTCCGCCTCGGCCAGAGCCGGGGCATCGTTAACTCCATCTCCCACCATGGCCACCCGGAAACCCCGTTCGCGCAGCTCCCGGACGATGCAGGCCTTGTCTCCGGGAAGAACCTCGGCCCGGTAACCGTCCAGGGAAAGCTCCCGGGCCAGAGCCTCCGCGGTAGCACGGTTGTCACCGGTGAGCATGAACACGGAAATCCCCATGGCCTTAAGAGTGTTGATCACCTCCCGGGCTTCGGGACGCAAGACATCGGCTATGGCCAGTCCTCCCACCACCTCTTTATCCCGGGCTACAAGAATGATCGTCTTTCCCGAGGAGCCCCTTTCCATCCGCTCCCGGAATTCGGAGGAGATGGATGTTTCACCGGCCACCCAGGCCGGGTTACCCACCCACACTTCTTTCCCGTCCACCAATCCCCGTAGGCCTTTCCCGGGAACGGCCTGGATCTCCCGGGCCTCGGGGACGGAAAGATTCGCGGCGGCCCGCACCACCGCAAGAGATAAAGGGTGTTCCGAATGCTTCTCAATCGCCGCCGCCAGTCGTAATACCTCCTCTTCGGTATAGCCCGGAGCCGGGATGATCTCCTGCACCCGGGGTTTTCCCAGAGTGAGGGTGCCGGTTTTGTCGAAGACACACGCCGTAATCCGGGCCCCCTCCTCCAGTGCGGAGGCGTTTTTTATCAGAATGCCCAGCTCGGCAGCCCGTCCCGTTCCCACCATGACCGCCGCCGGAGTAGCAAGTCCCATAGCACACGGACAGGCAATTACCAGAACCGAAACGAAGGAAAGGAGAGCATTGGGGAGCCTCGGCTCGGGCCCCATGAAATACCAGACTATGAAGGTCAGGCCGGCTACAGTAAGCACCACCGGCACAAACACCCCGGCCACCCGATCGGCCAGACGCTGAACGCGAGCCTTGGAGCCCTGGGCCTCCTCCACCAACCGGGCCACCGTGGCCAGTACCGTTTCCCGTCCGACCTTTTCCACGCGAAACCTGAAGACACCGTAAAGGTTCAGGGTACCCCCTATCACCCGGGACCCGGGTTCCTTCTCCACCGGAAGGCTTTCCCCGGTAAGCATGGATTCGTCAAGGGCCGTCCGTCCCTCAACGATGATTCCGTCCGCGGGGACCCGCTCTCCGGGACGGACCACCACCAGGTCCCCCGGGAGCAGGGCTTCGGCTGGTATCTCCCTTTCCTCTCCTTCCCGGATGACCCGGGCCACGGGCGGGGAAAGGGAAAGGAGTTTTCTTACCGCCTCGCCGGCCCGTCCGCGGGCCTTAACCTCGAGATACCGACCCAGCAGAACAAAGGCAATGATCATGGTCGCGGAATCGTAGTAAACATGAAGGGGAAGCCCGGCCCGGACAAAGACCTCCGGGAAAAGGGTTATTACCACCGAATAGGAATAGGCCGAAAGTGTGCCCAGGGACACCAGCGTATTCATATCCATGGTGTTATGCCTGAGTCCCTTCAGGGCGCCGCGCAAAAATTCCCAGCCGGCGTAAAACTCCACCGGCGTGGCCAGGAGAAATAAGAGGAAGTGCCGGGTCTCCCGCGGAATCCGGGAAACGAAGGGGAAGAGGTCGGCCATGGAGAGCAGAAAAATAGGGGGCACGAGAGCCCAGGCCGCAAGAAGCCTCCTTTTGAGTTCGTAAAGCCTGGCCTCCTCCGGACCTCCGGCATAGGATGTTGTTTCCCGGGAAAGGCCCAGGAATTGATAACCCTCGTTCTCGATCACCCGCCGGAAATCGGAAATCCCCGTAAGTTCCGGATCATAGGTAAGACGGGCCTTACCGGAGGCCAGATTGATCGAAACCTCAAAGACGCCGGGAAGTTTTCCCAGAACTTTTTCCAGACGGGCCACACATGCGGCACAGCTCATTCCCCCGATGGCCACCACCGTCGTCTCTTGCCTCGCGAGCTCGGGTACGAGCTCGTAGCCCTCCTTCCCGATGGCCTCCACCATTTTTTGAGGGGAAATCCTTTCGGGATCATAAACCACGCGCGCCCTGGCTGCGGCGAAATTTACGGAAGCCTCAAAAACCCCGGGAAGACGCGAGAGAATCTTTTCAATGCGGGCCGCACAGGCGGCACAACTCATCCCGGAAATACGAAACCGCATCACCCGTCCCCCTTCGGGTAGGGACCCTCCGGAAACCCCCCTTCCGAGAGACTCACCCCGGGGAAGGGGACAGGTGTTTTTGGGGATCTTTTCCCGCATGGGAGGGTTATTCCAGCCGGTAGCCGGCCTCCTCTATCGCCCGGGCAATATCCTCCCGGGTCACACCTTCGGGTTTCTCAAAAGTAGCGATCCCGCTCTTTAGATCCACCCGCACCTCTCTTACTCCCGGAATACTCTCAAGCGCTCTGGTTACCCGTTTGACGCAATGCTCGCAGCTCATACCGGAAATTCTAACCCTTATGCGTTCCATGGATTCCTCCTGAAATTAATTGAAGGACAGGAAGCCCAACCTTTACAAAAAGGAATTTCAGACTCCGGAAGGGAATTTTCACCGGCACCGGGACAGAGACCTGGTGGAGCCGGTGGGACTTGAACCCACGACCTCGTGAATGCCATTCACGCGCTCTCCCATCTGAGCTACGGCCCCACCCGTAGCGATTCTACCTTAACCGTCTCCGGGAGGAATGTCAAGGTCCCGCGGTTTACCAGTTTTCGCACAGGGGTTCGAAATAACCCCTGGGATGGGCACAGGAGGGGCACTCTTCCGGGGCCTCGGGACCCACATGAATGTACCCACAGTTCCGGCAGCGCCAGGCTATTTCTCCCTCACGCTTAAACAGGGTCCCATCTTTTACCTTTTCA encodes:
- a CDS encoding alpha-L-arabinofuranosidase C-terminal domain-containing protein, whose translation is MKIFLGVISFLFIFLLSSLPAQPVAEITVNFEEVGIVNPYVFGQGILGFDRCLIVKKKKKFCVNDGRFTNFGAGVWDPLLRRPDPVLVDLAKKIKVSVLRFPGGCGTHHYDWKKAIGPVEKRPMYKFGIDEFMKLCRAVGAKPIIVLSYFTGTCQDLADLVEYLNAPLGTNPNGGVAWAEVRAANGHPEPYGVKWFEFGNEVWHGDHRKISAVDPREYGERYLECQKLIKNIDPKIELGAVMRRSLYGLGWWSRAVLSVIKKNVDFVIFHIYPPGYRSDRNEISTNELFKIALAAPEQISDSLFRISKQLKEITRREIPIAITEYNGGFVQKRPVPYRHSLGNALLIADLLRVFLLHGTSILCANYWHFSNSYWGLVYNPNYMRGQGRYYKRPNYYVFYLYANHFGDILLKTQVKSKSYFQSGYKNILPSIKAKKVSSQNLDLLDTETFREKVLKIDFKWLPPCVRMKKYFDYSVIHFDCEKHNKLGIFFIEKIQNVKPNWLYFWEAEIKTNLEKAWFFIEIKDQRYRRIKHSKILWGNTEWIKIGFDFKTPDNIKILNLLFFIKGKENKGIKGTVYIKNMKIGDLGPAPQYGPTPYISALASTNEKRDRIYLMVINKNLEESMRTRIKINGFPFEPVVRAWVLNGPSVAATNENRRERVKIHYREIRVAPEEGAFYFTFEPHSVTALELTRREGT
- a CDS encoding ATP-binding protein, with translation MQRYLSEFLESGRGIRMVALAGLRGTGKTTLLWQLADYLLRNFKERAEAFFISLDVAYSYGFSEKDLIEGLQKIYEDLKSQRKTPVLFLDEVQYLPNWPLMLKVLYDRFKDCFIFVSGSSALYLHSTVDLATRWILRSLLPLSFREFLMIKAFLESGFEVPSFSRAEELRKTLFFSESLEELKKGLKLVEKEVQEFYKEKLPWQELIREYILFHNLPRFIPVEEEKVLADQTFDMLQRVVYQDLRNLYPENEVVSVFKLLSQLAASDEINPERLSQDLGVSRKRIERIIKSLIEAEVLLAFPPYGGTKTRVARHRKVFFLSPTLRYGILRQLFADLRSFFSRFLEDTVALSLRRLLPNRVFYLPTGTQKTPDFVVETALAPVVLEVRTAKRDVSQLKLKNMRYGILLNFDLEVPEFRDKVVIFPFKWFLLM
- a CDS encoding radical SAM protein, with translation MEAAIILTYRCICKCYMCNIWKYPTKPSEEIKPEVLEKLPDNLAFVNLTGGEPFLREDIEDIVDIVMRKSKRVVISTNGWFTEKIVNIARKYPKIGIRVSLEGLPAANDELRGIKDGFDHGLRTLLELQRMGLKDIGFGITVSDRNAKDMIELYQLAKSLGFEFATAVTHNSYYFHKHDNVFKDQRMIEDCFRELIKELLCTKRVKNWFRAYFNYGLIRRVRRQPRLLPCEAGTENFFVTPFGEVVPCNGSPEPWVMGNLNEQDWDEIWNGEQARKVREKVKNCDRQCWMIGTAAPVMKKYIWKPLKWVVRNKLRVMMGKEPCLD
- a CDS encoding glycosyltransferase family 4 protein, with translation MRIVVCGTRGFPGVQGGVEKHCQELYPRLVKLGCEVLVFTRTPYIPRDNRLFEWRGVKFYHLWCPRRKSLEAITHTLFAVSLARRFKPDILHIHAIGPCLVVPLARALGFKVVMTHHGPDYERAKWGRLARRALKQGESWGVRYSHRVIAISRGIQEHLRRLYGLEAVFIPNGVHIPEAVPPGEGLSRWGLEPGSYVFTACRFVPEKGLHDLVEAYRRLENPPFKLVIAGDADHETPYSRRLKELAVRTPGVVLTGFVSGRPLAELFSNAGLFVLPSYYEGLPIALLEALSYGLPVLVSDIPQHRELPLPDFRYFRKGDVAHLAQAMESLFRRGVSSEERREYLDLLRRDYDWDRIAERTLGVYREAQDFRTS
- a CDS encoding AbrB/MazE/SpoVT family DNA-binding domain-containing protein → MRAKVAERGQVTIPKPLRDRLGIRPGTILEFKEEAGRLVAVKVETLDPIDQIYGQLGRGRHTDEILRQLRENK
- a CDS encoding PIN domain-containing protein, which encodes MITAVDTNILIDILEPDPLYGPASKEALKKCLREGKIVACEVVWAEVAVVYVEAQEALIN
- the ppcA gene encoding phosphoenolpyruvate carboxylase, coding for MQKEVTAMRIPRVMSTQHPDNVSLPFFAETSDMSGEDEIQEAYYAFSHLGCDEQMWDSEGKEVDDFVVKKLLTRYAHFFRNRRLGRDCFLTLRVPNPSVEREEAKILVEALESIPRSMDAARLFYGDPSPPIFEVILPMTTSARELNRVYYFYRNFISGKQYQPIYEGDITLAEWVGEFLPERIQVIPLFEDIPSMVRADEILEKYLADKEIVHQRVFLARSDPALNYGSVSAVLANKIALKRLERLASRLEIEIHPILGVGSPPFRGNLTPYTVELVLQEYPCVETFTVQSAFKYDNPIEDVIEAIKKIKNFIRYPLEDFDEAKALELVEKTSREYQRLIEPLAPLVNRVARDIPRRRMRKLHVGLFGYSRSLGRVTLPRAIGFCGACYSMGLPPELLGLNVLSREELQELKGFYRNLERDFSLAMQYFNPRVLDLLPEEVRKALLRALDLLNTLSLDCTPDTAHQEATSRIIRRLKRNDPGRLTDIILEAAYLRRFLG
- a CDS encoding HDOD domain-containing protein, whose amino-acid sequence is MGRLDCSRYEECFRRLSASYEVVAELERAFRSEHTNFDELARVIEKDPALTAEILKVVNSPYYGFPRKISSVAHGVVLLGMVNIRIIVLTVSFFKSHPRLTPLWAHSQWVSYLAKELLKRLLKTSMRQSPLLLAIDPTTLATAGILHDVGKIPRFLCPETELPEDHGEVGFLIAHCFDFPEELSTAIAYHHRPWEARTEVALVSILYFANEIVNQREISEENLSRGAAYLGLSTEELKGVIKATQDMFQKYLENLRCRKR